A single genomic interval of Candidatus Bipolaricaulis anaerobius harbors:
- the gcvPB gene encoding aminomethyl-transferring glycine dehydrogenase subunit GcvPB has protein sequence MSTIYDRGAPGRRAVALPPLAQPEEQVLSGIPAGLRRQGAPRLPAVSQPELVRHYTALSRMNYGVDTGFYPLGSCTMKHNPKLHEDLARHPGLADLHPLLPDEECQGALALLWEMGECLKGIAGMPGITLQPAAGAHGELTGMLLIKKWLEDHGELGARTKILLPDSAHGTNPASAAMVGFSVVSLPSDRRGLVDLAALRGALGPDVAGIMLTVPNTLGLFEEDILTITSLVHDAGGLCYFDGANLNAYVGRARPGDMGADVFHINLHKTFSTPHGGGGPGAGPVTVSEALLPYLPVPEVVREGGEFKLAWDRPKSIGRVHPYFGNVLVIAKALAYILTLGDDGLREVSAGAVLAANYLKAKLAGPYKLPYDRLAKHEFVLSGEGLDGVRTLDIAKRLMDYGFHPPTVYFPLIVREALMIEPTETEPRETLDAFAAAMLAIAREAREQPELLHDAPHTTPVRRLDEARAVREPRLKLDLGDR, from the coding sequence GTGAGCACGATCTACGACCGCGGTGCCCCTGGCCGGCGGGCGGTCGCCTTGCCCCCGCTTGCGCAGCCGGAAGAGCAGGTCCTTTCAGGTATCCCAGCCGGGCTACGGCGCCAGGGTGCGCCCCGCCTCCCCGCGGTCTCGCAGCCTGAACTCGTCCGCCACTACACCGCCCTCTCCCGGATGAACTACGGGGTGGACACGGGGTTCTACCCGTTGGGCTCGTGCACGATGAAGCACAACCCCAAGCTCCACGAGGACCTCGCGCGCCATCCCGGGCTCGCCGATCTTCACCCCCTCCTCCCCGACGAGGAGTGTCAAGGGGCGCTTGCCCTCTTGTGGGAGATGGGGGAGTGCCTGAAGGGGATCGCCGGCATGCCGGGGATCACCCTCCAGCCGGCGGCGGGGGCCCATGGGGAGCTCACGGGGATGCTCCTCATCAAGAAGTGGCTTGAGGACCACGGGGAGCTCGGTGCGCGGACGAAGATCCTCCTCCCCGACTCTGCCCACGGCACGAACCCCGCCTCGGCGGCGATGGTCGGGTTCTCCGTCGTCTCCCTCCCGTCCGACCGGCGGGGGCTGGTGGACCTCGCTGCCCTCCGGGGCGCCCTCGGCCCGGACGTGGCAGGGATCATGCTCACTGTCCCCAACACCCTGGGGCTGTTTGAGGAGGACATCCTCACCATCACCTCGCTCGTCCACGACGCGGGGGGCCTCTGCTACTTCGATGGGGCGAACCTCAACGCCTACGTCGGCCGGGCCCGACCGGGGGACATGGGAGCGGATGTGTTCCACATCAACCTCCACAAGACGTTCTCCACCCCCCACGGCGGGGGCGGCCCCGGAGCGGGTCCGGTGACCGTGTCGGAGGCCCTGCTTCCCTACCTACCTGTCCCCGAGGTTGTGCGGGAGGGTGGGGAGTTCAAGCTCGCCTGGGATCGGCCGAAGTCGATCGGTCGCGTCCACCCCTACTTCGGGAACGTGCTCGTCATCGCCAAGGCCCTCGCCTACATCCTCACCCTGGGGGACGACGGGCTGCGCGAGGTGTCGGCGGGGGCCGTCCTCGCGGCGAACTACCTCAAGGCGAAGCTCGCGGGCCCGTACAAGCTCCCCTACGATCGGCTCGCCAAACACGAGTTCGTCCTGTCCGGGGAGGGCCTGGATGGGGTGCGCACGCTCGACATCGCCAAGAGGCTCATGGACTATGGGTTCCACCCCCCGACGGTCTACTTCCCGCTCATCGTCCGGGAGGCGCTCATGATCGAGCCCACTGAGACCGAGCCACGGGAGACCCTCGACGCGTTCGCCGCGGCGATGCTCGCCATCGCCCGGGAGGCCCGCGAACAGCCGGAGCTCCTCCACGACGCTCCCCATACGACGCCGGTGCGTCGGCTCGATGAGGCGCGGGCGGTGCGGGAACCCCGACTGAAGTTGGATCTAGGGGACCGATAG
- a CDS encoding potassium channel family protein: MYLIVVGAGGIGSAIIDLAVRDRHNVAVIERDPKKAEAIIRRYDVLVFNADAASADILREAGAERADALIATTHDDATNLMVVAAAGDLGVPTIVTVVNNPEHVDLFRRLGAHVMENPDIIVAGYLYHSAWHPHVRDLVALPGGAQVFRITITADSPLVDLTLREAGKQGLIPEGLLIAAVERDGDLVIPSGSTVIRAGDNVTVFTKGHVPQSAIEQLTG, encoded by the coding sequence ATGTATTTGATCGTCGTGGGCGCGGGTGGGATCGGGTCTGCGATCATCGACCTCGCGGTGCGCGATCGGCACAACGTGGCCGTCATCGAGCGGGACCCCAAGAAGGCGGAGGCGATCATCCGTCGCTACGATGTGCTCGTGTTCAACGCGGATGCGGCCTCGGCGGACATCCTCCGTGAGGCGGGGGCGGAGCGGGCCGATGCCCTCATCGCCACCACCCACGACGATGCGACGAACCTCATGGTCGTCGCCGCCGCCGGCGACCTCGGCGTCCCGACGATCGTCACCGTGGTCAACAACCCTGAACACGTGGACCTGTTCCGCCGTCTGGGGGCCCATGTCATGGAGAACCCCGACATCATCGTCGCCGGCTACCTCTACCACTCAGCCTGGCATCCCCACGTCCGCGATCTGGTGGCGCTCCCCGGGGGAGCCCAGGTGTTCCGGATCACGATCACCGCCGACTCTCCCCTCGTGGACCTCACCCTCCGCGAGGCGGGCAAACAGGGCCTGATCCCGGAGGGGCTCCTCATCGCCGCGGTGGAGCGCGACGGGGACCTCGTCATCCCCTCGGGCAGCACGGTGATCCGGGCCGGGGACAACGTGACCGTGTTCACGAAGGGCCACGTCCCCCAGTCCGCCATCGAACAGCTCACCGGTTAG
- the trmY gene encoding tRNA (pseudouridine(54)-N(1))-methyltransferase TrmY: MRTFVMVSHTVPLEGEFSLSDLPGGAGRLDVLCRAANDAFLISHGIRPAVAFHFVIQDQLTISLWGGRLRHLNPDERSTGALLRQALRTAHDLPLGEERPSTPGITVRRMGLGGLLDDLRAAGNAPLVLDEAGAPLRGARLPERPAFLLSDHRNFTPAEEALLAALPRISVGPVVLQGHQCITLVHNELDLQEVG, from the coding sequence GTGCGAACGTTCGTGATGGTCAGCCACACCGTGCCCCTCGAGGGGGAGTTCTCCCTATCCGACCTCCCGGGCGGGGCAGGCCGCCTCGACGTCCTCTGTCGGGCGGCGAACGATGCGTTCCTCATTTCCCATGGGATCCGCCCCGCGGTGGCGTTCCACTTCGTGATCCAGGACCAGCTGACGATCAGCCTGTGGGGGGGCCGCCTGCGGCACCTGAACCCGGATGAGCGGTCCACGGGCGCCCTCCTGCGGCAGGCGCTGCGCACAGCCCACGACCTCCCTCTAGGGGAGGAACGGCCGTCCACCCCGGGGATCACGGTGCGGCGGATGGGCCTAGGAGGCCTCCTCGATGACCTCCGAGCTGCGGGGAACGCGCCCCTCGTCCTCGACGAGGCGGGGGCTCCCCTGCGCGGGGCGAGGCTTCCGGAACGCCCAGCGTTCCTCCTCTCCGACCACCGCAACTTCACCCCGGCCGAAGAGGCCCTCCTCGCCGCCCTCCCGCGGATCTCGGTGGGGCCAGTGGTCCTCCAGGGGCACCAGTGCATCACCCTCGTCCACAACGAGCTCGATCTACAGGAGGTAGGATGA
- a CDS encoding putative signal transducing protein: MSNWELLTTVIGSPQAELVASFLRGEGIPVQFRSHVPPSVYPLTVNGLAEVRVLVPAVDLDRAREVLAAFRMGEEDDHGDRPPC, encoded by the coding sequence ATGAGCAATTGGGAGCTGCTGACCACGGTGATCGGGTCCCCCCAGGCCGAGCTCGTGGCGAGCTTCCTGCGAGGCGAGGGGATTCCTGTCCAGTTCAGGAGCCACGTTCCACCGTCGGTGTATCCGCTCACCGTGAACGGGCTCGCCGAGGTGCGGGTCCTCGTCCCGGCGGTGGATCTCGACCGGGCGCGAGAAGTGCTCGCCGCGTTCAGGATGGGGGAGGAGGACGACCACGGGGACCGACCGCCCTGTTGA
- a CDS encoding protein-L-isoaspartate(D-aspartate) O-methyltransferase → MRDEGIRDERVLGALARVPRHAFVPPHLLPHAYEDRPLPIGHDQTISQPYIVALSTEALALQPTHRVLEVGTGSGYQTAILAELAGEVYTVERLPELSLAAQRRLGALGYTNIRFRVGDGTVGWPEEAPFDAILVTAGAPRVPDRLLSQLAPYGRLVIPVGGRFNQELVLVHRDGGQWVERRLCPCTFVPLIGEEGWT, encoded by the coding sequence CTGCGGGACGAAGGGATCCGCGACGAGCGGGTGCTAGGGGCCCTGGCCCGGGTCCCCCGCCACGCGTTCGTCCCCCCCCACCTCCTGCCCCATGCCTACGAGGACCGTCCCCTCCCGATCGGTCACGACCAGACCATCTCCCAGCCGTACATCGTCGCCCTGTCCACGGAGGCCCTCGCCCTCCAGCCCACGCACCGCGTGCTCGAGGTCGGCACGGGATCGGGGTACCAGACGGCGATCCTCGCCGAGCTGGCGGGTGAGGTGTACACGGTGGAGCGGCTCCCCGAGCTTTCCCTCGCCGCCCAGCGGAGGTTGGGCGCGCTCGGGTACACGAACATCCGGTTCCGCGTGGGGGATGGGACGGTGGGCTGGCCGGAGGAGGCACCGTTCGATGCGATCCTCGTCACCGCTGGCGCGCCGCGGGTCCCCGACCGCCTCCTGTCCCAGCTCGCCCCCTACGGACGGCTCGTGATCCCGGTGGGAGGACGGTTCAATCAGGAGCTGGTCCTCGTCCACCGCGACGGGGGGCAGTGGGTGGAGCGGCGCCTCTGCCCGTGTACGTTCGTTCCCCTGATCGGGGAGGAGGGATGGACATGA
- the ltaE gene encoding low-specificity L-threonine aldolase, with product MIDLRSDTVTRPTPAMREVMAAAEVGDDVYGEDPTVRRLEERAADLLGTEAALFVPSGTMGNQTAIACHTRPGQEVIVEEGSHIYNVELATMARFSGVQPRVLPGERGVFTARQVAAAIRPDIYYLAPTGLVCLENTHNAAGGRIWPLAAAREVLDLAHGRGIPVHLDGARILNASVATGIPARELTLGFDSVMFCLSKGLGCPVGSLLCGSREFIAAARRTRKALGGGMRQAGILAAAGLYALDHHVDRLAQDHVHARLLADGLASLPALSVWPPDTNIVIFEIARGPDAEALCQRLRDRGVLASPAGAGTSARQVRMVTHLGISAADVQRTVDLVGRELGTARA from the coding sequence ATGATCGATCTACGTTCGGATACGGTGACCCGGCCCACGCCCGCGATGCGGGAGGTGATGGCTGCGGCGGAGGTGGGGGACGACGTGTACGGTGAGGACCCCACCGTGCGCCGGCTCGAGGAGCGGGCCGCCGACCTCCTCGGCACGGAGGCGGCGTTGTTCGTGCCGTCGGGGACGATGGGGAACCAGACCGCCATCGCCTGCCACACCCGCCCCGGCCAGGAGGTCATCGTCGAGGAGGGGTCCCACATCTACAACGTGGAGCTGGCGACGATGGCCCGCTTCTCCGGCGTCCAGCCGCGGGTCCTCCCCGGGGAGAGGGGCGTGTTCACCGCCCGCCAGGTCGCGGCCGCGATCCGGCCCGACATCTACTACCTCGCCCCGACCGGGCTCGTGTGCCTGGAGAACACACACAACGCGGCCGGGGGCCGGATCTGGCCCCTCGCCGCGGCGCGGGAGGTCCTCGACCTCGCCCACGGGCGGGGGATCCCCGTCCACCTCGATGGGGCGCGCATCCTCAACGCTTCCGTGGCGACGGGGATCCCGGCCCGGGAGCTCACCTTGGGGTTTGACTCCGTCATGTTCTGCCTGTCCAAGGGGCTCGGCTGCCCGGTGGGATCCCTCTTGTGCGGGTCGCGGGAGTTCATCGCCGCTGCCCGCCGGACCCGCAAGGCCCTCGGGGGCGGGATGCGCCAGGCGGGGATCCTTGCCGCGGCGGGCCTGTACGCCCTCGACCACCACGTGGACCGCCTCGCCCAGGACCACGTCCACGCCCGGCTCCTCGCCGACGGGCTCGCCTCCCTCCCTGCCCTGTCCGTGTGGCCCCCGGACACGAACATCGTCATCTTTGAGATCGCGAGGGGCCCCGATGCGGAGGCCCTCTGCCAGCGGCTGCGCGACCGGGGCGTGCTCGCCTCCCCGGCCGGGGCTGGGACCTCCGCCCGGCAGGTGCGGATGGTGACGCACCTTGGGATCTCCGCCGCCGACGTGCAGCGGACGGTTGACCTCGTGGGGCGGGAACTCGGTACCGCGAGGGCGTGA
- a CDS encoding PKD domain-containing protein yields MKRIFVVGCALVALVLGGCTSKFQAVPPEALFALRPSAGVAPLTVVCDGSLSFSENGRVVEYIWDLGDGTRALGPIVSHTYRRGGTFRVTLEVYDEQGLSSRRDGRVEVQFAPPTASFSSAPWRPGTGETIWFDASTSTSPNGAIVEYRWAFGNGDWDVGEKVGYMYWYGGAYPVTLTVVDEAGAVASVTQVIEVQGGPGCAR; encoded by the coding sequence ATGAAGAGGATATTCGTGGTCGGGTGCGCACTCGTGGCGCTCGTTCTGGGGGGGTGCACGTCGAAGTTCCAGGCCGTCCCCCCGGAGGCCCTGTTCGCGCTTCGTCCCAGCGCTGGCGTGGCTCCCCTCACCGTGGTGTGCGACGGGTCACTCTCGTTCTCCGAGAACGGGAGGGTTGTGGAGTACATCTGGGACCTCGGGGATGGGACCCGGGCGCTGGGGCCGATCGTCTCCCACACCTACCGCCGGGGGGGGACGTTCCGGGTGACGCTCGAGGTGTACGACGAGCAGGGCCTGTCGAGCCGCCGTGATGGGCGTGTCGAGGTGCAGTTCGCCCCGCCGACGGCGAGCTTCTCCTCCGCGCCCTGGCGGCCGGGGACCGGGGAGACGATCTGGTTCGATGCCTCCACATCCACGTCGCCCAACGGAGCGATCGTCGAGTACCGCTGGGCGTTCGGAAATGGGGATTGGGACGTGGGAGAGAAGGTTGGGTACATGTACTGGTACGGGGGGGCGTACCCCGTGACCCTGACCGTTGTGGACGAGGCCGGGGCCGTGGCCTCGGTGACCCAGGTCATCGAGGTCCAGGGCGGGCCAGGTTGCGCGAGGTGA
- a CDS encoding PKD domain-containing protein — MRKRVGALAVGVGLLLVSGCTPEVGPLQRISATIIASPVEGQAPLAVHFDATRSADPEGPLTDHLWDFGDGSPVVAGREIQHTYQRAGEYLVTLVVVGPSGTGRATTFVRALNNPPTAAFTFLPADPFQGEPVSFDASASSDPDSDIAHYVWDFGDGATGEGKIVSHAFANPGEFLVILTVTDAAGAEARATRLVVVEDCSSGGCGRR, encoded by the coding sequence ATGAGGAAACGTGTGGGGGCGCTTGCCGTAGGAGTCGGGCTTCTCCTCGTCTCCGGATGCACGCCCGAGGTGGGGCCGCTGCAGAGGATCAGCGCGACGATCATCGCCTCGCCCGTCGAGGGCCAGGCCCCGCTCGCCGTGCACTTTGACGCGACCCGGTCCGCCGATCCCGAGGGGCCCCTCACCGACCACCTGTGGGACTTCGGGGACGGGAGCCCCGTCGTCGCCGGCCGGGAGATCCAACACACCTACCAGCGGGCCGGTGAGTACCTGGTCACGCTCGTCGTGGTTGGCCCCTCCGGGACCGGTCGGGCGACGACGTTCGTGCGTGCTCTCAACAACCCCCCCACGGCGGCGTTCACGTTCCTCCCCGCCGACCCGTTCCAGGGGGAACCGGTCTCGTTCGATGCCTCCGCGTCCTCCGATCCTGATTCCGACATCGCCCACTACGTGTGGGACTTCGGCGATGGTGCCACCGGCGAGGGGAAGATCGTGAGCCATGCCTTCGCCAACCCTGGGGAGTTCCTGGTCATCCTCACCGTCACCGATGCCGCGGGCGCCGAGGCGAGGGCGACGCGGCTCGTGGTGGTGGAGGACTGTAGCTCTGGGGGTTGCGGCAGACGGTAG
- a CDS encoding uridine kinase family protein, with the protein MAVQNRIRKVRKRDRSLVAFDQGRIIHAILRAVQSVGGFSLDHVPGVNERLFSYGDDEHIAEFLSDVVVATLNRDQRHWIANFPPTVEEIQDTVVHVLRSFGFVTVADAYECWRWGKYWVRAGAITMDEFVGNGYPVPLHHETLAWNREHGCDTVAGLNEIVRLGHLPELVAAATERYERSVDEAATAVLARAATGDLRVIWVSGPSSSGKTTTTVKLLQRLRKEGLEFLMLNLDDYFWPLVEHPTDWLNDRNFETPEALDIQTINRHLRALLDGQAIQKPIYSFKEGRRVGTKLVRLKEGQLLLLDCLHGLYPPLTTGIAREAMFWLYIEAANMLYEGDGTSERLTQFTDVRLLRRMLRDVKHRNHPPLQTLLHWHYVRSGELFSIIPLMGLADHVVNGGMPFDLPVLKPFFLPDGIWPKPEEVAPYDTFLDARIRYRRIGSLLGQVAGLTLWEAEDHALIPGDHLVREFIGGTTLQIPHNE; encoded by the coding sequence GTGGCTGTGCAAAACAGGATCCGCAAGGTCAGGAAACGCGACCGGTCGCTCGTCGCGTTCGACCAGGGACGGATCATCCACGCCATCCTCCGGGCGGTGCAGTCGGTGGGCGGGTTCTCCCTCGACCACGTGCCGGGGGTGAACGAGCGCCTCTTCTCGTACGGGGACGACGAGCACATCGCGGAGTTCCTATCCGATGTCGTGGTGGCAACGCTCAACCGTGATCAGCGGCATTGGATCGCCAACTTTCCCCCCACCGTCGAGGAGATCCAGGACACGGTGGTCCATGTCCTGCGGAGCTTTGGGTTCGTCACCGTGGCCGATGCCTACGAGTGCTGGCGGTGGGGGAAGTATTGGGTGCGGGCGGGGGCGATCACGATGGACGAGTTCGTGGGGAACGGGTATCCGGTCCCCCTCCACCACGAGACGCTCGCCTGGAACCGCGAGCACGGCTGTGACACCGTGGCCGGGCTGAACGAGATCGTCCGGTTGGGCCACCTCCCCGAGCTTGTCGCCGCCGCCACGGAGCGGTACGAGCGCTCGGTGGACGAGGCCGCCACGGCCGTCCTCGCCCGCGCCGCAACTGGGGACCTGCGGGTGATCTGGGTCTCCGGGCCATCCTCGTCGGGGAAGACGACGACCACGGTCAAGCTCCTCCAGCGGCTGAGGAAGGAAGGCCTCGAATTCCTGATGCTCAACCTCGATGACTACTTCTGGCCCCTCGTCGAGCACCCCACGGACTGGCTCAACGATCGGAACTTCGAGACGCCGGAGGCCCTCGACATCCAGACCATCAACCGTCACCTGCGCGCCCTCCTCGACGGGCAGGCGATCCAGAAGCCGATCTATAGCTTCAAGGAGGGCCGCCGCGTGGGGACGAAGCTCGTGCGGCTGAAGGAGGGCCAGCTCCTCCTCCTCGACTGCCTCCACGGGCTCTATCCCCCCCTCACGACCGGGATCGCCCGCGAGGCGATGTTCTGGCTGTACATTGAGGCAGCGAACATGCTCTACGAGGGGGACGGAACGAGCGAACGGTTGACCCAGTTCACGGATGTGCGGCTCCTCCGCCGGATGCTGCGGGATGTCAAGCACCGCAACCATCCCCCGCTCCAGACCCTCCTCCACTGGCACTACGTGCGGAGCGGTGAACTGTTCTCGATCATCCCCCTGATGGGCCTCGCCGATCACGTCGTGAACGGGGGGATGCCGTTCGACCTTCCTGTGCTGAAGCCGTTTTTCCTTCCGGATGGGATCTGGCCGAAGCCAGAGGAGGTCGCTCCCTACGATACGTTCCTCGATGCGCGGATCCGCTACCGGCGCATCGGCAGCTTGCTCGGCCAGGTGGCGGGGCTGACCCTGTGGGAGGCCGAGGACCACGCCCTCATCCCCGGCGACCACCTCGTACGGGAGTTCATCGGGGGGACCACGCTCCAGATCCCCCACAACGAGTAG
- a CDS encoding N-acetyltransferase, translated as MARLTIEEIPLGDRRLRQFVAVPWHIHRGDPNWTPPLTADLLGSRLLGLTGLLTPAHPYHETAEVTHFLARSGPRLMGRVSAAVNHRFNDYHNANLGSFGFYEAVPDYAVTEALLDSARAWLAKRGVDAMRGPGGYSNATHESHQAVLVRGFDTPPTVELTHNPPYYGEHLERYGLRKVKDYHAYWIAPSQPGDPRLERLVAAARARREIETRPFDLGHLLEDVERLAWVYNEAWAANWGFLPITDGEAKALAKSLKAIADPELIRFAYVDGELAAMIGAIPDPNVALRPTWNPVLDLDLMRALRLLARRRRIRTARVMFFGICPPYRKMGVDAVLFHEVLTIAWGKGYRAGEASMLLEDNDLILRACEAMGGRLAKTWRIYETPIP; from the coding sequence ATGGCCCGGCTTACGATCGAGGAGATCCCGCTTGGGGATCGCCGGTTGCGGCAGTTCGTTGCGGTCCCGTGGCACATCCACCGCGGGGACCCGAATTGGACCCCTCCCCTCACCGCCGACCTCCTCGGGAGCCGGCTCCTTGGCTTGACTGGCCTCCTCACCCCCGCCCATCCCTACCACGAGACGGCCGAGGTCACGCACTTCCTCGCCCGCTCCGGCCCCCGCCTCATGGGCCGGGTGTCGGCCGCGGTCAACCACCGGTTCAACGACTACCACAACGCAAACCTCGGATCCTTCGGGTTCTACGAAGCGGTCCCGGACTACGCGGTCACCGAGGCCCTCCTCGATAGCGCCCGGGCCTGGCTCGCCAAGCGGGGGGTAGATGCGATGCGCGGACCGGGCGGGTACTCCAACGCGACCCACGAGTCCCACCAGGCGGTGCTCGTCCGCGGGTTCGATACCCCGCCCACGGTGGAGCTCACCCACAACCCGCCCTACTACGGGGAGCACCTCGAGCGGTACGGCCTGCGGAAGGTCAAGGACTACCATGCGTACTGGATTGCTCCGTCCCAGCCCGGGGACCCCCGCCTGGAGCGCCTCGTCGCGGCCGCCCGGGCCCGCCGGGAGATCGAGACCCGCCCGTTCGACCTGGGACACCTCCTGGAAGATGTGGAGCGTCTCGCGTGGGTCTACAACGAGGCGTGGGCCGCCAACTGGGGGTTCCTCCCGATCACGGACGGGGAGGCGAAGGCGCTCGCGAAGAGCTTGAAGGCGATCGCCGACCCGGAGTTGATCCGGTTCGCCTACGTAGACGGGGAACTCGCGGCGATGATCGGGGCGATCCCGGACCCGAACGTGGCCCTCCGGCCGACCTGGAACCCCGTGCTCGATCTCGACCTCATGCGGGCGCTGCGCCTGCTGGCCCGGCGGCGCCGGATCCGCACGGCGCGGGTGATGTTCTTCGGGATCTGCCCTCCGTACCGGAAGATGGGGGTGGACGCGGTCCTGTTCCACGAGGTGCTCACGATCGCCTGGGGGAAAGGGTACCGGGCCGGCGAGGCGTCCATGCTCCTCGAGGACAACGACCTCATCCTCCGCGCCTGCGAGGCGATGGGCGGGCGCCTCGCCAAGACGTGGCGGATCTACGAAACGCCCATTCCGTAA
- a CDS encoding cyclic 2,3-diphosphoglycerate synthase, with translation MSKTKVIIMGAAGRDFHNFNVVFRDNDAYEVVAFTATQIPGIVGRRYPAELAGRLYPNGIPIEPEERLPHLVREKNVDRVVFAYSDVSHQHVMERAALAAAAGADFWLLSPRSTQLVAKKPVVAVCAVRTGAGKSQTTRRVAQILHEQGKRVAVVRHPMPYGDLVRQKVQRFASFEDLDRAECTIEEREEYEPHIQEGFVVYAGVDYGAILRQAEAEADVILWDGGNNDFPFFRPDFLIVVADPLRVGHENTYWPGSVLVRQAAVIVINKVDTAGIEPVERLRASLSSLNPRAKVVEAASPITLDAPELVAGRRVLVIEDGPTVTHGEMPFGAGAVAARKLGATFADPRPHAQGSLGDVYKAYPHLGPVLPAMGYGKKQIEELAQTIARVPCDAVVIATPVDLRRLIAIEKPSTRVRYDLQEIGHPTVADLLPRF, from the coding sequence ATGAGCAAGACCAAGGTCATCATCATGGGCGCTGCCGGCCGCGACTTCCACAACTTCAACGTTGTGTTCAGGGATAACGACGCCTACGAGGTGGTTGCGTTCACCGCCACCCAGATCCCGGGGATCGTGGGGCGCCGTTACCCCGCGGAGCTCGCCGGGCGGCTCTACCCGAACGGGATCCCGATCGAGCCGGAGGAGCGCCTCCCCCACCTCGTGCGCGAGAAGAATGTGGACCGGGTGGTGTTCGCCTATTCCGACGTCTCGCACCAGCACGTGATGGAACGGGCGGCACTCGCTGCTGCGGCGGGGGCGGACTTCTGGCTCCTGAGCCCCCGCTCGACCCAGCTGGTGGCCAAGAAGCCGGTCGTCGCCGTGTGTGCGGTGCGCACGGGTGCCGGCAAGTCCCAAACCACCCGCCGCGTGGCCCAGATCCTCCACGAGCAGGGGAAGAGGGTCGCCGTGGTCCGCCACCCCATGCCCTACGGGGACCTCGTCCGCCAGAAGGTGCAACGGTTCGCGTCGTTTGAGGACCTGGACCGGGCGGAGTGCACGATCGAGGAGCGCGAGGAGTACGAGCCCCACATTCAGGAAGGGTTCGTGGTCTATGCGGGGGTGGACTACGGGGCGATCCTCCGTCAGGCGGAGGCGGAAGCCGACGTGATCCTGTGGGACGGGGGGAACAACGACTTCCCCTTCTTCCGGCCCGACTTCCTGATCGTCGTCGCCGACCCGCTGCGGGTTGGGCATGAGAACACGTACTGGCCTGGATCCGTGCTCGTCCGCCAAGCCGCTGTGATCGTGATCAACAAGGTGGATACGGCGGGGATCGAACCGGTGGAACGGCTGCGGGCCTCCCTTTCCTCCCTCAACCCGCGGGCGAAGGTCGTGGAAGCGGCGTCCCCGATCACCCTCGACGCGCCGGAGCTCGTGGCGGGGCGGAGGGTGCTCGTGATCGAGGATGGGCCCACCGTCACCCACGGGGAGATGCCGTTCGGGGCGGGGGCGGTGGCGGCACGGAAGCTCGGGGCGACCTTCGCCGACCCGCGTCCCCATGCGCAGGGGTCGCTCGGCGACGTGTACAAGGCCTATCCCCACCTCGGCCCGGTGCTGCCCGCGATGGGGTACGGGAAGAAGCAGATCGAGGAGCTCGCCCAGACGATCGCCCGCGTCCCCTGCGATGCCGTCGTCATCGCGACGCCGGTGGACCTGCGCCGCCTGATCGCGATCGAGAAGCCGTCAACCCGGGTCCGGTACGATCTTCAGGAGATCGGCCATCCCACGGTGGCCGACCTCCTCCCCCGGTTCTGA